One genomic segment of Danio rerio strain Tuebingen ecotype United States chromosome 11, GRCz12tu, whole genome shotgun sequence includes these proteins:
- the si:dkey-27d5.13 gene encoding E3 ubiquitin-protein ligase RBBP6, with product MSCVHYRFQSRLTYDSLQFEGLNITAGELKRQIMRRERLKFCQLKISKAQTDEEYTDDDALIPKNTSVIIRRVPAAGLKSSNRRFVGHQAEPSAKSSQTGDSSLLSLEQLLKTENLAEAKASEEDKLKAVMYQSSLCYYSSRAAALLRTSASGGAQGFPAASCWRWTTQTERES from the exons atgtcttgtgttcattaCAGGtttcagagtcgactcacctacgactcgctccagtttgagggCCTCAACATCACTGCGggagagctgaagcggcagatcatgaggcgcgagaggctgaagttctgccagctgaagatcagcaaagcCCAAACTGATGAAG aatacacagatgatgatgctctcatccctaaaaacacatcggtcatcatcagacgggtcCCTGCTGCTGGACTGAAGTCCtccaacagaagatttgttgg acatcaagctgaaCCATCTGCAAAATCTTCTCAAACAGGTGattcttcactcctctcactggagcagctgttgaag actgagaatctggctgaggcaaaggcatcagaggaggacaagctaaaagcggtgatgtaccagtccagtctgtgctactactccagcag ggcagcagctctgctccgcacaagcgcatccggaggagcacagggattccccgcagcttcctgttggaggtggacgacccaaaccgaaagggagtcatga